The Streptomyces luteogriseus genome includes a window with the following:
- a CDS encoding M4 family metallopeptidase: MSRIRHVRGSRLALAGVAVTGTTALLAAVLSPAAGAADRPTRSGAIEDAEAVLADRAGALGLTSAQETKVRDVVVDQDGTRHVRYDRTYHRLPVLGGDFVLHLNPDGTYRGTSRATKSALSLASVTPNVTAPKAADLAANLLRAAHLGETLKRLTAKPRLVVDALHGVPKLAWQTDAVAHDELGNPVGRTVLTDATTGARIDAWDSMESASGDGKSLYGGTVPLETTAAGSSYQLKDATRGGTYTGDAANKTDKCLLTVCLTRAPATLFTDADNQWGTGAAADRSTVAVDAQYGTDVTWDYYKKVHGRNGIAGDGKGSFNRVHYGKAYNNAFWDDNCFCMTYGDGDGKLMGPLVSLDVAGHEMSHGVTSKTAALTYSGESGGLNEATSDVFGTLVEFYAANAEDRGDWLIGEKVVRSGLGREALRFMDKPSKDGKSADCWSEKLGDLDVHYSSGVGNHFAYLLAEGSGKKSLNGVAYNSPTCDGSTVTGIGRAKLGKIWYRALTVYMTSSTNYADARTATLSAAKDLYGGDSTEQKAVASAWKAVAVS, translated from the coding sequence ATGAGTCGGATACGTCATGTCCGCGGTTCCCGTCTCGCCCTCGCCGGTGTGGCCGTCACCGGCACCACCGCCCTGCTGGCCGCCGTCCTCTCCCCGGCCGCCGGCGCGGCGGACCGGCCGACCAGGTCGGGCGCGATCGAGGACGCGGAGGCGGTGCTCGCGGACCGGGCCGGAGCCCTGGGCCTCACCTCGGCCCAGGAGACGAAGGTCCGCGACGTCGTCGTCGACCAGGACGGCACCCGGCACGTCCGCTACGACCGCACCTACCACCGGCTCCCGGTGCTCGGCGGCGACTTCGTCCTCCACCTGAACCCGGATGGCACGTACCGCGGCACGAGCCGTGCGACGAAGTCCGCGCTCTCCCTGGCGAGCGTCACCCCGAACGTCACCGCCCCCAAGGCCGCCGACCTCGCGGCGAACCTGCTGCGCGCGGCCCACCTCGGCGAGACCCTGAAGAGGCTGACCGCCAAACCGCGGCTGGTCGTCGACGCCCTGCACGGCGTCCCGAAGCTGGCCTGGCAGACCGACGCGGTGGCGCACGACGAACTCGGCAACCCGGTCGGGCGCACCGTGCTGACCGACGCGACGACCGGCGCCCGGATCGATGCCTGGGACTCCATGGAATCGGCCTCGGGCGACGGCAAGTCCCTCTACGGCGGCACGGTTCCGCTGGAGACGACGGCGGCCGGCTCGTCGTACCAGCTCAAGGACGCGACGCGCGGCGGCACCTACACCGGCGACGCCGCGAACAAGACGGACAAGTGCCTGCTGACCGTCTGTCTGACCCGCGCCCCCGCGACGCTCTTCACCGACGCCGACAACCAGTGGGGGACCGGCGCGGCGGCCGACCGGTCCACCGTGGCGGTGGACGCCCAGTACGGCACGGACGTCACCTGGGACTACTACAAGAAGGTCCACGGCCGTAACGGCATCGCCGGTGACGGCAAGGGCTCCTTCAACCGCGTCCACTACGGCAAGGCCTACAACAACGCCTTCTGGGACGACAACTGCTTCTGCATGACGTACGGCGACGGCGACGGCAAGCTGATGGGCCCGCTGGTGTCGCTGGACGTCGCCGGGCACGAGATGTCCCACGGCGTGACGTCGAAGACGGCGGCGCTGACCTACTCGGGCGAGTCCGGCGGTCTGAACGAGGCCACCTCGGACGTCTTCGGCACGCTGGTGGAGTTCTACGCGGCCAACGCCGAGGACCGGGGCGACTGGCTCATCGGCGAGAAGGTCGTCCGCTCCGGCCTCGGCCGCGAGGCCCTGCGCTTCATGGACAAGCCGTCCAAGGACGGCAAGTCGGCGGACTGCTGGAGCGAGAAGCTGGGCGACCTGGACGTGCACTACTCCTCGGGCGTCGGCAACCACTTCGCCTACCTGCTCGCGGAGGGCAGCGGCAAGAAGTCCCTCAACGGCGTCGCCTACAACTCCCCGACCTGCGACGGCTCCACGGTGACCGGCATCGGCCGGGCCAAGCTGGGCAAGATCTGGTACCGCGCGCTGACGGTCTACATGACGTCCTCGACGAACTACGCGGACGCGCGCACGGCGACCCTGAGCGCGGCGAAGGACCTCTACGGCGGCGACAGCACCGAGCAGAAGGCGGTGGCGTCCGCCTGGAAGGCCGTCGCCGTGAGCTGA
- a CDS encoding molybdopterin oxidoreductase family protein, whose amino-acid sequence MQSTVTPTHCPYCALQCGMNLTPVPDGTVEVSERADFPVNRGALCGKGRTAAAVLAPGVRLTSPLVRDEGGTLVPASWDEALDRIAAGLDRTRAEHGPDAVGVFGGGGLTNEKAYTLGKFARVVLGTSQIDYNGRFCMSSAAAAGIKAFGLDRGLPFPLEDVPKSGCVILVGSNLAETMPPSLRFFTELRENGGTLIVIDPRRTKTAEQADLHLAPRPGTDLALALGLLHLVIAEGRVDEEYVRDRTAGWEDARAAAMAHWPEYVERITGVSVPQLRETVRLFCEPESAMVLTARGPEQQSKGTDTVGAWINLCLATGRAGRPLSGYGCLTGQGNGQGGREHGQKADQLPGYRKLDDPAARAHVAEVWGVDPNSLPGPGRSAYELLDALGTDIRSLLLMASNPVVSAPRAAHIEERIRSLDFLAVCDVVLSETAELADVVLPVTQWAEETGTTTNLEGRVLLRRRAVTPPDGIRSDLEVLHELAARLGVEKGFPTDPEEVFEELRRASAGGAADYSGITYRRLAEEDGVFWPCPAAVEEDGAGEDTPPGGEEPAVHPGTPRLFLDRFATPDGRARFVPVSHRAIAEEPDDEYPVLLTTGRVVAQYQSGAQTRRVAELNAAAPGPFVELHPRLAARLGAAEGDPVAVVSRRGRAVAPARITDAIRPDTVFMPFHWPGEGRANTLTNPALDPTSRMPEFKACAVRLETVEA is encoded by the coding sequence ATGCAGAGCACCGTGACGCCCACGCACTGCCCGTACTGCGCCCTGCAGTGCGGGATGAACCTGACGCCCGTGCCGGACGGGACCGTCGAGGTGAGCGAGCGCGCGGACTTCCCGGTGAACCGGGGCGCCCTGTGCGGCAAGGGCCGGACGGCCGCGGCGGTACTCGCGCCCGGCGTGCGTCTGACGTCCCCGCTGGTGCGCGACGAGGGCGGCACACTCGTGCCCGCCTCCTGGGACGAGGCGCTGGACCGGATCGCCGCGGGCCTGGACCGCACGCGCGCGGAGCACGGGCCGGACGCGGTCGGGGTGTTCGGCGGGGGCGGGCTGACGAACGAGAAGGCGTACACGCTCGGCAAGTTCGCGCGGGTCGTGCTCGGCACGTCGCAGATCGACTACAACGGACGTTTCTGCATGTCGTCGGCGGCGGCCGCCGGCATCAAGGCGTTCGGGCTCGACCGGGGGCTGCCGTTCCCGCTGGAGGACGTCCCGAAGTCCGGCTGCGTGATCCTCGTCGGGTCGAACCTCGCGGAGACCATGCCGCCGTCGTTGCGGTTCTTCACCGAGCTGCGGGAGAACGGCGGCACGCTGATCGTCATCGACCCGCGCCGCACGAAGACCGCCGAGCAGGCGGACCTGCACCTGGCGCCCCGGCCGGGCACGGACCTGGCCCTCGCCCTGGGCCTGCTGCACCTGGTGATCGCCGAGGGGCGGGTGGACGAGGAGTACGTCCGGGACCGCACGGCCGGCTGGGAGGACGCCCGGGCCGCGGCGATGGCGCACTGGCCGGAGTACGTGGAGCGGATCACGGGGGTGTCCGTTCCTCAACTCCGCGAGACCGTGCGGCTGTTCTGCGAGCCGGAGTCGGCGATGGTGCTCACCGCGCGCGGGCCCGAGCAGCAGTCCAAGGGCACCGACACGGTGGGCGCGTGGATCAACCTGTGCCTGGCGACCGGCCGGGCGGGCCGCCCGCTGTCCGGGTACGGCTGTCTGACCGGGCAGGGCAACGGGCAGGGCGGACGGGAACACGGGCAGAAGGCCGACCAGTTGCCGGGGTACCGCAAGCTCGACGACCCGGCCGCGCGGGCGCATGTCGCCGAGGTGTGGGGTGTCGATCCGAACAGCCTGCCCGGCCCGGGGCGCAGTGCGTACGAGCTGCTGGACGCGCTGGGCACCGACATCAGGTCGCTGCTGCTGATGGCGTCCAACCCGGTGGTGTCGGCGCCGCGTGCCGCGCACATCGAGGAGCGCATCCGGTCGCTGGACTTCCTGGCGGTGTGCGACGTGGTGCTGTCCGAGACGGCGGAGCTGGCGGACGTGGTCCTGCCGGTCACGCAGTGGGCCGAGGAGACGGGCACGACGACGAACCTGGAGGGCAGGGTGCTGCTGCGGCGCCGGGCGGTCACTCCGCCGGACGGCATCCGCAGCGACCTGGAGGTGCTGCACGAACTGGCCGCCCGCCTGGGCGTGGAGAAGGGTTTCCCGACCGACCCGGAGGAGGTCTTCGAGGAGCTGCGCCGGGCGTCGGCGGGCGGGGCGGCGGACTACTCGGGGATCACGTACCGGAGGCTGGCGGAGGAGGACGGGGTGTTCTGGCCCTGTCCGGCGGCGGTGGAGGAGGACGGCGCGGGCGAGGACACCCCTCCCGGCGGGGAGGAGCCTGCCGTGCACCCGGGCACGCCCCGCCTCTTCCTCGACCGTTTCGCCACGCCCGACGGCCGCGCCCGCTTCGTCCCCGTCTCGCACCGCGCGATCGCCGAGGAGCCGGACGACGAGTACCCGGTGCTGCTGACCACCGGGCGGGTCGTGGCGCAGTACCAGTCCGGGGCGCAGACCCGGCGGGTGGCAGAGCTGAACGCCGCGGCGCCCGGGCCGTTCGTGGAGCTGCACCCGAGGCTGGCCGCCCGGCTGGGGGCGGCCGAGGGGGACCCGGTGGCCGTCGTGTCGCGGCGGGGCCGGGCAGTGGCGCCCGCGAGGATCACGGACGCCATCCGGCCCGACACCGTCTTCATGCCCTTCCACTGGCCGGGCGAGGGCCGCGCCAACACCCTCACCAACCCCGCGCTCGACCCGACCTCCCGGATGCCGGAGTTCAAGGCGTGCGCGGTGCGGCTGGAGACCGTGGAGGCGTAG
- a CDS encoding NADPH-dependent FMN reductase, whose translation MNTTAIAPAAAAAEPLRLTLVVGSNRHGRFGPVVADWLLGRIRDRDDLVAEVVDVAEAALPMSLEPTPEATAALSGITPKLARADAFVVLTPEYNHSFPAGLKNLVDWHFTEWQAKPVGLVSYGGVSGGLRAAEHLRQVFAELHAVTVRDTVSFHNAGASFDDHGALRDPSGPDAAAKTMLDQLVWWGRALREARLSRPYGT comes from the coding sequence ATGAACACAACCGCCATCGCACCAGCCGCCGCCGCGGCCGAACCCCTCCGCCTGACCCTCGTCGTGGGCAGCAACCGGCACGGCCGTTTCGGCCCCGTCGTCGCGGACTGGCTCCTCGGCCGCATCCGGGACCGGGACGACCTGGTCGCCGAGGTCGTGGACGTCGCCGAGGCCGCCCTGCCCATGTCGCTCGAACCGACTCCGGAGGCGACCGCCGCGCTGTCCGGCATCACCCCGAAGCTGGCCCGCGCGGACGCCTTCGTGGTCCTCACCCCCGAGTACAACCACTCCTTCCCGGCGGGCCTGAAGAACCTCGTCGACTGGCACTTCACCGAATGGCAGGCCAAGCCCGTCGGCCTGGTCTCCTACGGCGGCGTGTCCGGCGGCCTGCGGGCGGCGGAGCACCTGCGTCAGGTCTTCGCCGAGCTCCACGCCGTGACGGTCCGCGACACCGTCTCCTTCCACAACGCCGGTGCCTCCTTCGACGACCACGGCGCCCTGCGCGACCCCTCCGGCCCGGACGCGGCGGCCAAGACCATGCTGGACCAACTGGTGTGGTGGGGCCGGGCGTTGCGGGAGGCCCGGCTGAGCCGGCCGTACGGGACCTGA
- a CDS encoding gamma-glutamylcyclotransferase family protein, whose product MTLPFFVYGTLRPGEVNHDLFLRGRTRSEEPGRLADAVLYEGPGYPYAVEEPGGGVVGGELVTALPEAYEGLLAELDRLEEYVPGDPRSLYVRVERTVAREADGAAVPAWVYLAAPAVAARLRARGRAIAGGDWRARV is encoded by the coding sequence GTGACCCTCCCCTTCTTCGTCTACGGCACCCTCCGTCCCGGGGAGGTCAACCACGACCTCTTCCTGCGCGGCCGCACCCGTTCCGAGGAGCCGGGCCGGCTCGCGGACGCGGTGCTGTACGAGGGGCCGGGCTACCCCTACGCGGTCGAGGAACCGGGCGGCGGAGTGGTCGGCGGGGAGCTGGTCACCGCGCTGCCGGAGGCGTACGAGGGGCTGCTCGCCGAGCTGGACCGGCTGGAGGAGTACGTGCCGGGGGATCCGCGCAGTCTGTACGTGCGCGTGGAGCGCACGGTCGCACGGGAGGCCGACGGGGCGGCCGTGCCGGCCTGGGTGTACCTGGCCGCGCCCGCCGTCGCCGCGCGACTGCGGGCCCGGGGGCGGGCGATCGCGGGCGGGGACTGGCGGGCGCGGGTGTGA
- a CDS encoding class F sortase, whose product MAAVTVFALCSGVWLLRDGVATQGPPQPSAAQARAGLDGRAGERPAVPALPPSPPDRIRIPAIRVNAPLTGLGLTRTGSLDVPPAADENLAGWYESGTTPGEPGTAIVAGHVDNADGPAVFFDLGALARGSTIEVDRRDGGVAVFTVDAVEVYDAKDFPDEKVYGPARRPELRVITCGGGYSRGTGYQGNVVVFAHLTGSR is encoded by the coding sequence ATGGCGGCCGTCACGGTGTTCGCCCTGTGCTCCGGGGTGTGGCTGCTGCGCGACGGTGTCGCGACGCAGGGCCCGCCGCAGCCGTCCGCCGCGCAGGCCCGGGCCGGGCTGGACGGCCGGGCCGGGGAGCGGCCCGCCGTGCCCGCGCTGCCGCCCTCGCCGCCCGACCGCATCCGCATCCCCGCGATCCGGGTGAACGCCCCGCTGACCGGGCTCGGCCTGACGAGGACCGGCAGCCTCGACGTACCGCCCGCCGCGGACGAGAACCTCGCCGGCTGGTACGAGTCCGGCACCACGCCCGGTGAGCCCGGCACGGCGATCGTCGCCGGCCACGTCGACAACGCCGACGGCCCCGCCGTCTTCTTCGACCTCGGCGCCCTGGCCCGGGGCAGCACCATCGAGGTGGACCGGCGGGACGGCGGCGTCGCGGTGTTCACCGTGGACGCCGTCGAGGTGTACGACGCGAAGGACTTCCCCGACGAGAAGGTCTACGGCCCCGCCCGCCGTCCCGAACTGCGCGTCATCACCTGCGGGGGCGGGTACTCACGCGGCACCGGGTACCAGGGGAACGTCGTCGTCTTCGCCCACCTGACCGGCAGCCGGTGA